One Aerococcus urinaeequi DNA segment encodes these proteins:
- a CDS encoding MerR family transcriptional regulator, translating to MNIKKVSEITGVSADTIRYYEKIGLIHPIKRNENGVRVFDEEDLRWIHFARAMRTAGLSIESLTNYVSMFQEGDHTIEARKEILRDQIEDLTERIDVLQAAKDRLEFKLANYDTHLRPYETSLREGEQVEIQS from the coding sequence ATGAATATTAAAAAGGTCAGCGAAATTACTGGCGTTTCAGCGGATACTATTCGTTATTATGAAAAAATCGGTCTAATCCATCCTATTAAACGCAATGAGAACGGTGTGCGGGTATTTGATGAAGAGGATTTACGATGGATTCACTTTGCACGTGCCATGAGAACTGCAGGACTATCAATTGAGTCCTTAACGAATTATGTTAGTATGTTCCAAGAAGGTGACCATACGATTGAAGCCCGTAAAGAAATCTTACGTGACCAAATTGAAGATTTAACAGAACGAATTGACGTCCTACAAGCTGCAAAGGACCGTCTAGAATTCAAATTAGCCAATTATGATACGCACCTAAGACCGTATGAAACATCATTACGCGAAGGTGAGCAAGTTGAAATACAGTCATAA
- a CDS encoding aldo/keto reductase, giving the protein MKTRNLGNSGLVVSEIGFGAMGMSMGYGVRPDRQDMIQVLRDVYEMGERFYDTAEIYGPYHNEELVGEALAPFKKDVTIASKVGIKMVDGKQVVDGNTAGIEKSIEGSLKRLQIDTLDLYYLHRVDPNIPIEEIAETMGKLKKAGKIRHWGLSEAGVNTIRKAHAVEPLAAVESEYSLWTREPEEELLPTLRELGIGFVPFSPLGKGFLTGKIKTLDDLNEADGRAGLPRFQKDALEANLLLVEIIEDMAKEKNATPAQIALAWLLAQGDYIVPIPGTTKAHRAKENMGASDVAFTADELSRLTTAANMVQIVGNRYTPEMQARVGL; this is encoded by the coding sequence ATGAAAACACGTAATTTAGGTAATAGTGGATTGGTTGTTTCAGAGATTGGTTTTGGTGCAATGGGCATGTCCATGGGGTATGGGGTAAGACCAGATAGACAGGACATGATTCAGGTACTTAGAGATGTTTATGAGATGGGTGAACGCTTTTATGATACGGCGGAAATTTATGGCCCTTATCATAATGAAGAGTTAGTTGGTGAAGCACTCGCACCTTTTAAGAAGGATGTAACAATCGCCAGTAAAGTTGGGATTAAAATGGTTGATGGTAAGCAAGTTGTAGACGGTAATACGGCAGGTATTGAAAAATCTATCGAAGGTAGTTTAAAGAGATTACAGATAGATACGCTTGATTTATATTACTTACATCGGGTAGACCCAAATATTCCAATTGAAGAAATTGCCGAAACGATGGGTAAATTAAAAAAGGCTGGTAAAATTCGTCACTGGGGACTTTCAGAAGCAGGTGTTAATACTATTCGTAAAGCCCATGCAGTTGAACCATTAGCTGCAGTTGAATCAGAATATTCTTTATGGACACGTGAGCCTGAAGAAGAATTGCTGCCTACACTGAGAGAGTTAGGAATTGGTTTTGTGCCATTTTCCCCATTAGGTAAAGGTTTCTTAACGGGTAAAATTAAAACGCTGGATGACTTAAATGAAGCGGATGGGCGAGCGGGCTTACCAAGATTTCAAAAGGATGCTTTGGAAGCTAATTTATTGTTGGTTGAAATCATTGAAGATATGGCTAAAGAAAAAAATGCAACGCCAGCGCAAATTGCTTTAGCATGGTTGTTAGCTCAAGGAGATTATATCGTACCAATTCCTGGAACTACAAAAGCCCATCGTGCGAAGGAAAATATGGGAGCTAGTGATGTGGCATTCACCGCAGACGAGTTGAGTCGCTTAACAACGGCAGCCAATATGGTGCAGATTGTTGGTAATCGCTATACGCCAGAAATGCAAGCCCGCGTTGGTTTATAA
- a CDS encoding Gfo/Idh/MocA family protein, producing the protein MKLGIAGTGKVVEQFLPVIAELPEIQVTAINSTPKSVDKAIAFQEQYGIDQVFSDYSQFLTEADIDTVYVAVINNLHFPFAKEALLHGKHVICEKPFTMSQRELIELERLSIDYDLVLAEAVTGQFVENYGKIRELLPLLGDIKLIECNFSKYSSKYDSFTAGNVLPAFDAKNGGGALMDLNSSNIHFVVGLIGRPDKVAYYPNIENSIDTSGVLIMDYTDTKAVCMASKNSTGKNGATIQGTKGTIRVNSATNRITSFDICTNDGYKEHFELNACHHKMAAEFKIFANWIDHGDTMFAEEHLAQSLTVMEVLDMAIADSDLKEDPFWEPKLTF; encoded by the coding sequence TTGAAATTGGGGATAGCGGGGACTGGGAAAGTCGTTGAGCAATTTTTGCCGGTAATTGCCGAGTTACCAGAAATACAAGTGACTGCAATTAATTCAACACCAAAAAGTGTTGATAAGGCAATCGCCTTTCAAGAACAGTACGGAATTGATCAAGTCTTTAGCGATTACAGTCAATTCCTAACAGAAGCAGATATTGATACAGTTTATGTTGCAGTAATTAATAATTTACATTTTCCTTTTGCTAAGGAAGCCTTGCTCCATGGTAAGCATGTGATTTGCGAAAAACCATTCACAATGTCACAAAGGGAATTAATTGAATTAGAACGACTATCCATTGATTATGATTTAGTATTGGCTGAGGCTGTAACAGGTCAGTTTGTCGAAAATTATGGTAAAATTCGCGAATTGCTACCACTCCTTGGCGATATTAAGTTAATTGAATGTAATTTTTCAAAATACTCTAGTAAATACGACTCCTTCACAGCAGGTAACGTTTTACCCGCCTTTGATGCTAAAAATGGCGGTGGTGCCTTGATGGATTTAAATTCATCCAATATACATTTCGTTGTTGGCTTAATTGGTAGACCAGATAAGGTCGCTTATTATCCAAATATTGAAAACTCTATTGATACATCGGGTGTGTTAATTATGGACTATACGGATACTAAAGCAGTATGTATGGCTTCTAAAAATTCTACCGGGAAAAATGGCGCAACCATTCAAGGTACGAAAGGAACTATTAGAGTGAATAGTGCGACCAATCGTATTACCTCTTTTGATATCTGCACAAATGATGGCTATAAGGAACATTTTGAATTAAATGCTTGTCACCATAAAATGGCCGCTGAATTTAAGATTTTTGCCAATTGGATTGATCATGGTGATACGATGTTTGCAGAAGAACACTTAGCTCAAAGTTTAACTGTTATGGAAGTCTTAGACATGGCTATCGCAGATTCAGACCTAAAAGAAGACCCTTTTTGGGAACCAAAACTGACATTTTAA
- a CDS encoding aldehyde dehydrogenase family protein encodes MKKYNNFINGMWTTPTNNEYKEVENPTTEEKFAQVAYSANEDVDQAVEAAKTAFPAWNNLSLEERTGYVEKLLAEIKAHKEEIRDIIVEEFGAAKTFSESGQVGLAIDEMSATVDAIKDYDLTEQVGNTKVIKEGYGVVAAITPWNYPLNQIQRKITPALLAGNTVVVKPASDTPLTAVKLFELAEKVGFPKGVFNLILGSGSGAGNYLAEHEDVAVVSFTGSTEVGQGLYENAAKGIKHIILELGGKSALVYLPGGDLSFAVKKAMGTILNNQGQTCTALTRLLVPKDELADVEAKVKSFYEENVVIGDPADPNTLVGPMVSANQKKTVLEYIEKGKAEGAKVLVGDKKPAIETGHFVTPTVFTNVTNDMTIAQEEIFGPVLVIITYDTEEEAIEIANDSIYGLSGAVVGPTEDAYKVAKQLRTGNIFVNKSERNPLAPFGGYKQSGLGRENGLYGVEDYLETKAIFLED; translated from the coding sequence ATGAAAAAGTATAACAATTTCATTAACGGTATGTGGACAACCCCTACCAATAATGAGTACAAAGAAGTAGAAAACCCGACAACTGAAGAAAAGTTTGCCCAAGTCGCATACTCTGCAAATGAAGATGTTGACCAAGCAGTTGAAGCAGCTAAGACAGCCTTTCCTGCTTGGAATAATCTATCTCTTGAAGAAAGAACCGGTTATGTAGAAAAATTATTAGCTGAAATCAAAGCCCATAAAGAAGAAATTCGTGACATTATTGTTGAAGAATTTGGTGCTGCCAAGACCTTCTCCGAGTCAGGACAAGTTGGTTTAGCGATTGATGAAATGTCTGCCACAGTAGATGCAATCAAAGACTACGACTTAACTGAACAAGTTGGGAACACCAAAGTAATTAAAGAAGGTTATGGTGTAGTTGCTGCAATCACCCCTTGGAACTATCCATTAAATCAAATTCAACGTAAAATCACACCTGCTTTATTAGCTGGGAATACCGTAGTTGTTAAACCAGCATCTGATACACCACTCACTGCAGTTAAACTATTTGAATTAGCTGAAAAAGTAGGCTTTCCAAAAGGTGTATTCAACCTAATCCTTGGAAGCGGTAGTGGGGCTGGTAACTATCTAGCTGAACATGAAGATGTTGCCGTTGTTTCCTTTACTGGCTCAACAGAAGTTGGTCAAGGACTGTATGAAAATGCTGCTAAAGGCATCAAGCATATCATTCTTGAACTAGGTGGTAAATCTGCGTTAGTTTATTTACCTGGTGGCGATTTATCCTTTGCAGTTAAAAAAGCAATGGGCACTATTTTAAACAACCAAGGGCAAACTTGTACTGCACTTACAAGACTGTTAGTACCTAAAGACGAATTAGCTGATGTAGAAGCTAAAGTAAAATCTTTCTATGAAGAGAACGTCGTTATCGGTGATCCTGCTGATCCAAATACGCTTGTTGGCCCAATGGTATCTGCTAATCAAAAGAAAACAGTACTCGAATATATTGAAAAAGGTAAAGCAGAAGGTGCTAAAGTTTTAGTCGGTGATAAAAAACCAGCCATTGAAACTGGTCATTTTGTAACACCTACTGTCTTCACAAACGTGACTAATGATATGACGATTGCCCAAGAAGAAATTTTTGGCCCTGTACTTGTCATCATCACGTACGATACTGAAGAAGAGGCCATTGAAATCGCAAATGACTCAATTTATGGCCTTTCAGGTGCAGTAGTTGGACCTACTGAAGATGCTTATAAAGTAGCTAAGCAATTACGAACTGGTAATATCTTTGTAAACAAATCAGAACGTAATCCGCTTGCGCCATTTGGTGGCTACAAACAATCCGGACTAGGTCGCGAAAACGGTCTATACGGTGTCGAAGACTACTTAGAAACAAAAGCGATTTTCTTAGAAGATTAA
- a CDS encoding ClC family H(+)/Cl(-) exchange transporter: MHEGRLNYRLGLLSVVTGVIVGIVLSGFRLAIPAIMHVVEGVLVWGQTSIWHSIGFVLMFAVIGCIVAWTAKQEPMIGGSGIPQIAGKLSGKLNFSWASVLFYKLLGGLLAIGSGLTLGREGPSVQIGASIGQGVAEVTKTPAKSGKYLIVGAAGAGLATAFNAPVSGIIFCLEELLKKVTRRGFLSATLTIITASLVSIALIGDAAAITIPQALHVEMTTYPYLLILGILLGLSGVLFNKVILWSKAIYSKWTAPTFWKMVFPFVLTALVLLMDVRLIGSGEELILLPFLDNPGLLTLLYLFLAKLFLLGVAFGSGIPGGIFFPLLSLGALVGNIYASGLYAFGLVDAYTITVFTVIAMAAHFAAIVRAPLTGIFLILEMTGGSIQYLLPIAIVTFIAYFVAEICQSEPIYESLLGLMVSDSE, encoded by the coding sequence ATGCATGAAGGACGATTGAATTATCGTTTGGGTTTATTGTCGGTTGTAACTGGGGTTATCGTGGGAATTGTGTTGTCTGGATTTCGACTGGCTATTCCAGCAATCATGCATGTGGTTGAGGGTGTTTTGGTCTGGGGACAGACTTCGATTTGGCATAGCATCGGCTTTGTTTTGATGTTTGCGGTTATCGGCTGCATTGTGGCTTGGACAGCTAAGCAGGAACCTATGATTGGTGGGTCAGGTATTCCACAAATTGCTGGGAAATTAAGCGGTAAGCTCAATTTTTCATGGGCATCGGTCTTATTTTATAAATTATTAGGTGGTTTATTGGCTATCGGATCAGGTTTGACGCTTGGTCGTGAAGGTCCTTCTGTTCAAATCGGTGCTTCAATCGGGCAAGGGGTGGCAGAAGTTACCAAAACGCCTGCTAAATCCGGTAAATACTTGATTGTTGGGGCTGCAGGAGCCGGTTTAGCGACAGCTTTTAATGCCCCTGTTTCAGGTATTATTTTCTGCTTAGAGGAATTATTGAAGAAGGTTACTCGTCGTGGATTTTTGTCTGCCACTCTAACGATAATTACAGCATCTTTAGTATCGATAGCACTGATTGGAGATGCTGCTGCTATCACTATTCCTCAAGCTTTACATGTAGAAATGACTACTTACCCGTATCTACTTATTTTAGGGATCTTGTTAGGTTTATCAGGTGTACTTTTTAATAAAGTTATCTTATGGTCTAAAGCTATATATAGTAAATGGACTGCACCTACTTTTTGGAAAATGGTTTTTCCCTTTGTGCTAACGGCACTTGTACTTTTGATGGATGTGCGGTTAATCGGGTCAGGCGAAGAACTCATTTTGCTACCATTTTTAGATAATCCGGGTCTGTTGACCTTGCTCTATCTATTCCTGGCAAAACTATTTCTGCTCGGTGTGGCATTCGGGTCAGGCATACCAGGCGGTATCTTTTTCCCATTATTATCTCTTGGGGCTTTAGTAGGGAATATTTATGCGAGTGGATTGTATGCTTTTGGTCTAGTGGATGCATACACGATTACGGTCTTTACGGTGATTGCTATGGCAGCTCATTTTGCAGCGATTGTAAGGGCACCATTGACAGGGATTTTCTTGATATTAGAGATGACAGGGGGATCTATCCAGTATTTACTCCCAATTGCCATTGTTACTTTTATTGCTTATTTTGTGGCAGAAATATGCCAATCTGAGCCTATATACGAATCTTTATTAGGGTTGATGGTGAGTGATTCAGAATAG
- the rplS gene encoding 50S ribosomal protein L19 gives MSNLIDQITSEQLRNDVPDFRPGDTVRVHAKVVEGERERIQLFDGVVIQRRGAGISETYTVRKISNGVGVERTFPVHTPRVAKIEVLREGKVRRAKLFYLRDLHGKAARIPERRRKQK, from the coding sequence ATGAGTAATTTAATTGATCAAATCACTTCAGAACAACTACGTAACGATGTACCTGACTTCCGTCCTGGTGACACTGTTCGTGTACACGCGAAAGTTGTTGAGGGTGAACGTGAACGTATCCAGTTATTTGACGGTGTTGTTATCCAACGTCGTGGTGCTGGTATCAGCGAAACTTACACAGTTCGTAAAATTTCAAACGGTGTTGGTGTTGAACGTACTTTCCCAGTACACACACCACGCGTAGCTAAAATTGAAGTATTACGTGAAGGTAAAGTTCGTCGTGCTAAATTGTTCTACTTACGTGACTTACATGGTAAGGCTGCACGTATTCCAGAACGTCGCCGTAAACAAAAATAA
- a CDS encoding pyruvate kinase → MMTNDKQQINNIYKDLYLEVSDLRKNVYKDGQQIYASWDPSTLREDFKEAALNFAYYVALRRRDIRNLQLKLGNLGLSSLGRLEGHVLSTLDLVAYHLAKSADMPAVDIPEHMTKTSQGHGSTLDKLTKDFFGQGANNRYSRIMVTMPNEAATDQDLVDRMVEAGLDVARINCAHDDVSTWRKMVENIHQAGKKYERDIKIFTDIAGPKVRIQAIYTTLQNPKLYEGDSFFLTSDTTLKDFYDCEIVLSCPIPEIIQDLKVAEVVSLDDGKIIGKVQKTYPEGVKIRITQMASNGKKVKATKGINFPDRELNIPVLTDKDIDDLAFSKEAADVIGFSFVHDLDDVRHINQVMAEKVTEDQDKLATIKLETVSGFENLINIIIEANRYRPTGIMIARGDLAVEVGYLRLSVVQEEILWFCEAAQIPVIWATQVLESLVKSGVPSRAEISDVSMGSRAECVMLNKGEHILEGINLLRSILEEIDEHQFKKTALMKQLNVANTIFE, encoded by the coding sequence ATGATGACAAACGACAAACAACAAATAAACAATATCTATAAAGATTTATATTTAGAAGTATCTGACTTACGTAAAAATGTCTATAAGGATGGCCAACAAATTTATGCATCCTGGGATCCTTCTACCCTCCGTGAAGATTTTAAAGAAGCAGCCTTAAATTTTGCCTATTATGTTGCCCTTCGTCGCCGTGATATTCGCAACCTTCAATTAAAATTGGGAAATCTTGGTCTTTCTTCACTCGGTCGGCTCGAAGGACATGTATTATCTACCCTTGATCTAGTCGCTTATCATTTAGCAAAAAGTGCGGACATGCCTGCAGTTGACATTCCTGAACATATGACGAAAACCAGTCAAGGACACGGCTCTACCCTAGACAAACTCACCAAAGATTTCTTTGGCCAAGGAGCTAACAACCGTTATTCCCGCATTATGGTGACTATGCCCAATGAAGCCGCCACTGACCAAGACCTAGTTGATCGCATGGTAGAGGCAGGTTTAGACGTAGCCCGTATTAACTGTGCACATGATGATGTATCTACTTGGCGGAAAATGGTTGAAAATATTCATCAAGCTGGCAAGAAATACGAGCGTGACATTAAAATTTTTACCGACATTGCTGGTCCTAAAGTACGAATTCAAGCCATCTATACCACCCTGCAAAACCCCAAGCTCTATGAGGGAGATAGTTTTTTCCTCACAAGCGATACGACATTAAAAGACTTTTATGATTGTGAAATTGTCTTATCTTGTCCAATTCCAGAAATTATTCAAGATTTAAAGGTTGCTGAGGTGGTGTCACTTGATGATGGTAAAATTATAGGTAAAGTCCAAAAAACTTATCCTGAAGGGGTGAAAATTCGCATCACCCAAATGGCATCAAACGGTAAGAAAGTGAAAGCCACGAAAGGCATCAACTTCCCTGATCGTGAGTTAAATATCCCTGTATTAACCGATAAAGATATCGATGATTTGGCTTTTTCAAAAGAAGCTGCTGACGTTATCGGCTTCTCCTTCGTCCACGACTTGGACGACGTTCGTCATATCAATCAAGTAATGGCAGAAAAAGTAACCGAAGACCAAGATAAACTGGCGACGATCAAACTAGAAACCGTCTCTGGTTTTGAGAACCTCATCAATATTATTATCGAAGCAAACCGCTACCGACCAACAGGCATTATGATCGCTAGAGGAGACTTAGCTGTAGAAGTTGGCTATCTACGACTGTCTGTTGTCCAAGAAGAAATTCTTTGGTTCTGCGAGGCTGCACAAATCCCTGTAATTTGGGCCACCCAGGTCCTTGAATCCTTGGTAAAATCAGGTGTACCTTCACGTGCTGAAATTTCAGATGTGTCTATGGGGTCACGAGCTGAATGTGTCATGTTAAATAAAGGTGAACATATCCTCGAAGGGATCAACCTCTTACGGTCAATTTTAGAAGAAATCGATGAACACCAATTCAAAAAGACAGCCTTAATGAAACAATTAAACGTAGCCAATACCATTTTCGAATAA
- a CDS encoding DUF2188 domain-containing protein produces MNAMEASGYKEEDLIPIAIQQGKEWYQNASDTEIAEVKQATNPKKSDKHDTQSVNPNLMDEDVQVKYDHEHEQWQVITVKAERAADTFDLKEDAVKRAKEIADNKGTKVITYTKDGKRQ; encoded by the coding sequence ATGAATGCCATGGAAGCTTCGGGTTACAAAGAGGAAGATTTAATACCAATTGCAATCCAACAAGGTAAAGAATGGTATCAGAATGCTTCTGATACAGAGATTGCGGAAGTTAAACAGGCAACCAATCCCAAAAAGAGCGATAAGCATGATACTCAATCGGTCAATCCTAATTTGATGGATGAGGACGTTCAAGTGAAGTATGATCATGAGCATGAACAATGGCAAGTGATTACCGTGAAGGCGGAACGTGCTGCGGATACTTTTGACTTAAAAGAGGATGCCGTGAAGCGGGCTAAGGAAATTGCTGATAACAAGGGGACAAAAGTCATTACCTATACTAAAGATGGTAAGCGGCAATAA
- the trmD gene encoding tRNA (guanosine(37)-N1)-methyltransferase TrmD, protein MQIDVLSLFPEMFEGPMNTSIIGKAQEKGVANIDVTDFRKFAVNKHGHVDDYPYGGGAGMLLRVDPINDALEEIEGKHPDTKKRVILMDPAGETFTQKHAESFAEDDHLIFICGHYEGYDERIRSYVTDEISVGDYVLTGGELGAMIVIDATVRLLEDAVGNEESITGDSFSTGLLEYPQYTRPAEYKGMTVPDVLMSGNHAKIADWKGKESLRRTYERRPDMLENYPLTGQQAKWLEEIKAEAE, encoded by the coding sequence ATGCAGATTGATGTATTAAGCCTTTTTCCAGAGATGTTTGAAGGTCCAATGAACACGTCAATTATTGGGAAGGCCCAGGAAAAAGGGGTGGCCAATATTGATGTGACGGACTTTCGTAAGTTTGCAGTAAACAAACACGGGCATGTGGACGATTATCCTTATGGCGGTGGTGCTGGGATGTTGCTACGGGTGGATCCGATTAATGATGCCTTAGAAGAAATTGAGGGTAAACATCCTGATACTAAAAAACGGGTGATTTTGATGGATCCAGCTGGCGAAACTTTTACGCAGAAACATGCGGAATCATTTGCTGAAGATGACCATTTAATTTTTATTTGTGGCCACTACGAAGGCTATGACGAGCGGATTCGGTCATATGTGACCGATGAAATTTCGGTTGGAGACTATGTACTTACTGGTGGCGAATTAGGGGCTATGATTGTGATTGACGCTACTGTCCGCTTGCTTGAAGATGCGGTTGGGAACGAGGAATCAATCACTGGTGACTCCTTCTCGACTGGTTTGTTAGAGTATCCACAATATACTCGCCCAGCTGAATACAAAGGAATGACTGTGCCGGATGTATTAATGTCTGGTAACCATGCTAAGATTGCTGATTGGAAGGGGAAAGAGTCCTTACGCCGGACCTATGAACGTCGACCAGATATGCTGGAAAATTATCCATTAACGGGCCAACAAGCCAAATGGTTAGAAGAAATTAAAGCTGAAGCTGAATAG
- the rimM gene encoding ribosome maturation factor RimM (Essential for efficient processing of 16S rRNA), translated as MVKIEGMAEEQYYLVGKIVNTQALRGEVRVMATTDFPEERFKIGATLAIFNGNKLVETVEVDGHRLHKNFNLLHFKGKDNINDVEKFKGFDLKVAGTEREADELDENEFYYDDIIGLEVYTTDEIYLGKVREITSLPSNDVWAIQRPNKGKDILIPYIEDIVLEIDLSGNRVVIEPMDGLIEDVDAEKGDV; from the coding sequence ATGGTGAAGATTGAGGGAATGGCTGAAGAACAGTATTATTTGGTCGGGAAAATAGTGAATACACAGGCTTTACGCGGTGAAGTGCGTGTGATGGCGACAACTGATTTCCCGGAAGAACGCTTTAAAATAGGCGCGACTTTGGCGATTTTTAATGGCAATAAATTGGTTGAGACTGTTGAAGTGGATGGTCACCGCCTGCATAAGAATTTCAATTTGTTGCATTTTAAGGGCAAGGACAATATTAATGATGTAGAAAAATTCAAAGGATTTGATTTGAAGGTTGCGGGCACTGAGCGCGAGGCGGACGAATTGGATGAGAATGAGTTTTATTATGACGACATTATTGGTCTAGAAGTCTATACGACTGATGAGATTTATCTAGGCAAGGTGCGTGAGATTACGTCACTACCGTCTAATGATGTGTGGGCTATTCAGCGTCCAAATAAAGGGAAAGATATTTTGATTCCTTATATTGAAGATATCGTATTGGAGATTGATTTGTCTGGTAACCGAGTTGTGATTGAACCGATGGATGGCTTAATTGAAGACGTGGATGCAGAAAAAGGTGACGTCTAA
- a CDS encoding KH domain-containing protein — protein sequence MPNIEDLLLTIVKPLVNHPDEVQLHIVDGDEFLEYHLLLHPDDVGRVIGKGGRVANAIRTIIYSVRVEGPKRIRLVIDRED from the coding sequence ATGCCAAATATTGAAGATTTATTGCTAACAATTGTGAAACCATTGGTGAATCATCCTGATGAAGTCCAATTGCACATTGTTGATGGAGATGAATTTTTAGAATACCATTTGTTGCTACATCCTGATGATGTTGGCCGGGTGATTGGCAAGGGTGGCCGCGTTGCAAATGCAATCCGTACCATTATCTATTCAGTCCGAGTAGAAGGACCAAAGAGAATTCGCTTGGTAATTGATAGAGAAGATTAA
- the rpsP gene encoding 30S ribosomal protein S16 — MAVKIRLKRMGSKRNPFYRIVAADARAPRDGRIIEKIGTYNPTTQPETIELDEELALKWLKDGAQPTDTVRDILSRQGVMKKHHENKLEAKAANK, encoded by the coding sequence ATGGCAGTAAAAATTCGTTTAAAACGTATGGGATCTAAACGTAACCCATTCTACCGTATCGTTGCAGCAGACGCACGTGCACCACGTGATGGTCGTATCATTGAAAAAATTGGTACTTACAACCCAACAACTCAACCAGAAACTATCGAGTTAGATGAAGAGTTAGCTTTAAAATGGTTAAAAGATGGTGCGCAACCAACTGATACAGTTCGTGATATTTTATCTCGTCAAGGCGTTATGAAAAAACACCACGAAAACAAATTAGAAGCTAAAGCAGCTAACAAATAA